TAAACCATTACCTGGACCAGTCCATCAAAACAAGAGACTTTAAAACTGGTCTGAGGGTCTGTGGGACTGTGGGGGTCTGAGGGTCTGTGGGTCTGATGGACTGAGGGGGTCTGAGGGTCTGAGGGTCTGTGGGTCTGTGGGGGTCTGAGGGTCTGTGGGACTGTGGGGGTCTGAGGGTCTGTGGGACTGTGGGGGTCTGAGGGTCTGTGGGTCTGATGGACTGTGGGAGTCTGAGGGTCTGTGGGTCTGATGGACTGTGGGGGTCTGAGGGTCTGTGGGACTGTGGGGGTCTGAGGGTCTGTGGGTCTGGGGGGTCTGAGGGTCTGGGGGTCTGCTGGCGTGTGGGGGTCTGAGGGTCTGATGGACTGTGGGGGTCTGAGGGTCTGTGGGTCTGATGGACTGTGGGGGTCTGAGGGTCTGTGGGTCTGATGGACTGTGGGGGTCTGAGGGTCTGTGGGTCTGATGGACTGAGGGGGTCTGAGGGTCTGAGGGTCTGTGGGTCTGTGGGGGTCTGAGGGTCGGTGGGACTGTGGGGGTCTGAGGGTCTGTGGGTCTGATGGACTGAGGGAGTCTGAGGGTCTGTGGGTCTGATGGACTGTGGGGGTCTGAGGGTCTGTGGGTCTGATGGACTGTGGGGGTCTGAGGGTCTGAGGGTCTGATTGACTGTGGGGGTCTGAGGGTCTGAGGGTCTGTGGGACTGTGGGGGTCTGAGGGTCTGTGGGTATGATGGACTGTGGGGGTCTGAGGGTCTGTGGGTCTGATGGACTGTGGGGTCTGAGGGTCTGATGGACTGTGGGGTCTGAGGGTCTGTGGGTCTGATGGACTGTGGGGGTCTGAGGGTCTGATGGACTGTGGGGGTCTGAGGGTCTGTGGGTCTGATGGACTGTGGGGGTCTGAGGGTCTGAGGGTCTGATTGACTGTGGGGGTCTGAGGTCTGTGGGTCGGTGGGACTGTGGGCGTCTGTGGGTCTGTGGGTCTGAGGGACTGTGGGGGTCTGAGGGTCTGTGGGTCTGATGGACTGTGGGGGTCTGAGGGTCTGTGGGACTGTGGGGGTCTGAGGGTCTGTGGGTCTGATGGACTGTGGGGCTCTGAGGGTCTGTGGGTCTGATGGACTGTGGGGGTCTGAGGGTCTGATGGACTGTGGGGGTCTGAGGGTCTGTGGGTCTGCGGGGGTCTGAGGGTCTGTGGGTCTGATGGACTGTGGGGGTCTGAGGGTCTGATGGACTGTGGGGGTCTGAGGGTCTGTGGGTCTGATGGACTGTGGGGGTCTGAGGGTCTGTGGGTCTGATGGACTGTGGGGGTCTGAGGGTCTGAGGGTCTGATGGACTGTGGGGGTCTGAGGGTCTGAGGGTCTGTGGGACTGTGGGGGTCTGAGGGTCTGTGGGTCTGTGGGGGTCTGAGGGTCTGTGGGTCTGATGGACTGTGGGAGTCTGAGGGTCTGTGGGTCTGATGGACTGTGGGGGTCTGAGGGTCTGAGGGTCTGTGGGACTGTGGGGGTCTGAGGGTCTGTGGGTCTGATGGACTGTGGGGGTCTGAGGGTCTGTGGGTCTGATGGACTGTGGGCGTCTGAGGGTCTGATGGACTGTGGGGGTCTGAGGGTCTGTGGGTCTGATGGACTGTGAGGGTCTGATGGACTGTGGGGGTCTGAGGGTCTGTGGGTCTGATGGACTGTGGGGGTCTGAGGGTCTGTGGGTCTGATGGACTGTGAGGGTCTGAGGGTCTGATGGACTGTGGGGGTCTGAGGGTCTGTGGGTCTGATGGACTGTGGGGGTCTGAGGGTCTGTGGGTCTGATGGACTGTGAGGGTCTGAGGGTCTGATGGACTGTGGGGGTCTGAGGGTCTGAGGGTCTGATGGACTGTGGGGGTCTGAGGGTCTGTGGGTCTGATGGACTGTGGGGGTCTGAGGGTCTGAGGGTCTGATGGACTGTGGGGGTCTGAGGGTCTGAGGGTCTGTGGGACTGTGGGGGTCTGAGGGTCTGTGGGACTGTGGGGGTCTGAGGGTCTGTGGGTCTGATGGACTGTGGGGGTCTGAGGGTCTGTGGGTCTGATGGACTGTGGGGGTCTGAGGGTCTGTGGGTCTGATGGACTGTGAGGGTCTGAGGGTCTGATGGACTGTGGGGGTCTGAGGGTCTGTGGGTCTGATGGACTGTGGGGGTCTGAGGGTCTGATGGACTGTGAGGGTCTGAGGGTCTGATGGACTGTGGGGGTCTGAGGGTCTGTGGGTCTGAGGGACTGTGAGGGTCTGAGGGTCTGATGGACTGTGGGGGTCTGAGGGTCTGtgggactgatggactgtgagGGTCTGAGGGTCTGATGGACTGTGGGGGTCTGAGGTCTGATGGACTGTGGGGTCTGAGGGTCTGAGGGTCTGTGGGACTGTGAGGGTCTGAGGGTCTGATGGACTGTGGGGGTCTGAGGGTCTGTGGGACTGAGGGTGTCTGAGGGTCTGTGGGTCTGATGGACTATGGGGGTCTGAGGGTCTGTGGGTCTGATGGACTGTGGGGGTCTGAGGGTCTGTGGGTCTGATGGACTGTGAGGGTCTGAGGGTCTGATGGACTGTGGGCGTCTGAGGGTCTGATGGACTGTGGGGGTCTGAGGGTCTGTGGGTCTGATGGACTGTGGGGGTCTGAGGGTCTGTGGGTCTGATGGACTGTGAGGGTCTGAGGGTCTGATGGACTGTGGGGGTCTGAGGGTCTGAGGGTCTGATGGACTGTGGGGGTCTGAGGGTCTGTGGGTCTGATGGACTATGGGGGTCTGAGGGTCTGTGGGTCTGATGGACTGTGGGGGTCTGAGGGTCTGTGGGTCTGATGGACTGTGAGGGTCTGAGGGTCTGATGGACTGTGGGCGTCTGAGGGTCTGATGGACTGTGGGGGTCTGAGGGTCTGTGGGTCTGATGGACTGTGGGTTTATCCTGATTAGGGGGACGGTCACTGATGACAGAGGGAGGATCTCTATTGTCTGATTATTCCAGGAGTTTTGGAGGAATCCAGATCAtcggtctctctctctctctgctccacaGACTCTCATCATCTGTTACACAGCGCCCCCCGGTGGTTGTTCATTTTGTCCTTGTAGTCCTTGTGTCTCTGTGATCCTGATGtgtagttttattcatttaaagctCTTTCCTCTGTCAGTGACTGAAGGATGAAGGTTGTTCAGgatgtttttgtctgatttcTGTTTCTCCTAAAGCTGCTGTGGTAAATCTGTGAGTGAGAGTGGATCTACACTCACTTCCTGTCCGCCATCCTTCAGCCCTAATGGTCCCTCATTGATCTTAATGAGTCTGGATGAAAGAAAAGCTGCTGCCTCTCATGTTTGGAGGAAGAACAGCTGTCAgtagagaggaagaggaggcagtCATCAGAGTCAGTAAACCAGGATCAGGACCGTCACTGAGTCCCTGATTTTAGACAGCGGTGGAGTAAACCAGGATCAGGACCGTCACTGAGTCCCTGATTTTAGACAGGGGTGGAGTAAACCAGGATCAGGACCGTCACTGAGTCCCTGATTTTAGACAGCGGTggagatttattgatgatatgtATAGATCAGATTCATTGATAAAATTAATTGATCAGATTCATTGataatattttattgattttaacgTCCAGAAACAGACGGAGTGTGCCGGCCTGGACTCTGTTGATCCTCTGACACATCTCTGACATGATTTAACAAACAGGCTCTGTATGTTAGGAAGATTGAGGCGATGCCAGATGGATTAACCATCCTGTGATGCTTCTGGATTATGGCTGcgtgtttctgtgtgtgatgAGAATTAATCCCAAACTGATTTTCATTTGGAGCTTCTGTTATGTAAGGCCATCAGGTCCACGTTTACACTCTTATCTGCTGGAAACTGAAcatttatcagtgttttttttactaaataaGTTCATCAATCAGACCATTACATTTCAGACCAACCACCAAAAACCACTAACTGGTCTGCAGGATCCATGCCAGTCCAAATCAGGTGTACATGTCTATAAATGCACATTCTGCTCTAAATAAAGAATGAGATGTAGGAGATGCAATGAGGAGGGTGATTTTAGAAGTTTTTGTACCACAGAGAGAGATATGGAGAACGATTTCCTcatgaaaatctaaaaataaagttttaaagttaATAATGACTCACTGTCTCTGAAGTGTTGTTTTTGGCAGAAATTGTCCTCATTGATGATCAGAACTAATTTCATCTCTTATCTCTGATTTTTTAGTACTCTTGACTCTGGTTTTACCAATTCAAAAACATTCATAAGATATCAACAAtacaatgataataaaaatatgtcaaactGCTCtgtctatatatctatattttacCAATATACCATCTCATCTTATGCCACATCACTGCTGTACAACTGGCTGCTAGTATGTACACCATGTCACTTTAAATAATCTCATGTCACCTTAAACGTCTTATTGTTCAGATTCCCAAATCTATTTAGCtacttttttattcatattttaattgCTTCATGGTTTATTTATGTTTCCTATTCTTATTTCAATCTTTGTATAACCTTGTTGGTCGTGTCATGCCATATCTTGTCTTGCTGTGTTGTGCCTTATCTTGCCTTGTCGTGTCATGTTGTGCCATATCTTGCCCTGTCTTGTCTTATTGTGCCATGCAGTGTCGTATCCTGTCGTGTCGTGTTGTGCCGTATCCTGTCGTGTCGTGTCGTGTCGTGCCGTATCCTGTCCTGTCGTGCCGTATCCTGTCCTGTCGTGTCATGTCATGCCGTATCCTGTCCTGTCGTGTCGTGCcgtatcctgtcctgtcctgtcgtGTCGTGCCGTATCCTGTCGTGTCGTGTCGTGTCGTGCcgtatcctgtcctgtcctgtcgtGTCGTGCcgtatcctgtcctgtcctgtcgtGTCGTGCCGTATCCTGTCCTGTCGTGTCGTGTCGTGCCGTATCCTGTCCTGTCGTGCCGTGTCGTGCCGTATCCTGTCCTGTCGTGCCGTGTTGTGCcgtatcctgtcctgtcctgtcttGTCGTGTCTTGCCTATCTTATCTCTTGCATTCTCCTCATTCTCTTGTTGTGGTTCTCTTCTTTGCTGAATAATGAGCTTTAATCTTCAGATAACTGAAGAGTATCAAAGGTTCTCTTAGAGCTTTATTTCCTGAAGACAGGAGTTATTCCAGCAGGTTTTTCCTTCTACCCACAGAAgctaaaaaatgtgacagactgtGTCTTTGAGCCCCCTCAGCCAGGGCAGAACATCGTCTGGACTcttttaatgtctgttttgttgtgtgtgtttttttaaatgcgGCACACTGACCCAAATAAGAGCAGAAATTGAGTCTCAGCCATTTCTTACCAAACATGTTCCCCTGGCAACAGGTCAATCCTGAATCACTCCTAGTAGGACAGTTTCTGACAGCAGAAAGTTGGAGCAGGTCGATAGAAACTCAACAGGAGCAGCAGAGATAAACCctttcatctcatatttgagGAATATTACAGTCGTTTCCACTcagccaaaacacacaaataataCACACACATTAATCCAGCAGAGAGCAGGATCAACGTCTCTGACAGAGGATGGAGCCATGGAGAGAGACCAGAGCTAGGGCTAGGAAACACACCATCTCTGGTTCTGCTGTAGGTGTAGTAAaagctgctctgattggtccaggtGTGCCTGTGTCTGGTCAAAGTCATCTTTATTGTCAGTTTCAGCCCTATGTACCAGACATACAGAGGAATTTGAAAAGATGTTTCTCTCTGGCCCACAGTGCAGAAAAGTATAGACATGAGTTAAAGAAACATAGAACTACTATAAAgtatacaaaattacaaaatatatACAATAAATGTGCATGAACAGCATGGTTCAGTATACATATGTGCAATAAGGTGCAATGTAGTGGGTGCAGGTGTGTGTCTGAtcagctctgattggtccaggtgtgtttgtgtctaatcagctctgattggtccaggtGTGTTCATGTCTAAtcagctctgattggtccaggtGTGTTCATGTCTAAtcagctctgattggtccaggtgtgtttttgtctaatcagctctgattggtccaggtGTGGTGGATCTGTTGCAGTGCTCTGTGCTGATTGGTTCTCTCACCATCAGCGATCATGGGAGCTTTCTTGGTGGTTTTCTCGTGTTTTCTTGttctttgtaaatgtaaaagtgCACCGAATATTTTTTCAGAGTTTTCAACTCCTCAGTCAGACGTCTCCAGCTTGTGCAAAATGCAGCTGCATGTcttttaaccaacacatccagaCGAGAGCACATTACTCCCATTCTCTTTTCCCTTCACTGGCTTCCAGTCcattttagaattgattttaagcttttaatgtttgtttttaaggctCTGAATGGCCTTGCTCTGTCCTATTTATTTGAGATTTTAACTGTTCGGGATCATGGCAGGGCCTCGAGGTCATCCAACCAACTTTGGCTGGAAGTGCCCAGGTCTAAATACAAACACTGGGGTGACTGAGCTTTTTCAGTTGCTGCACCCAGGCTCTGGAACAATCTCCCCCCTGATATGCGTGTTATCTCTGACTTGAGCCGCTTCTAATCAAAAGTAAAGACTTATTTATTCAGGATGGCTTTTAATACGTAGTAGTGCTGTGAgttttttatccttttagtttgtatttataaatgttgttatttttatttttgttttatggatttgtcttttgctgtgtttttaatgctattggattttttgtaaagcacttggGTCACCTGTGGGGTGTAataaagtgctatataaataaagtacatttacatttaactgTCAGTTTCATAGGAATTTAAAGTTTCtgaacacaatttaaattttcttGAAATTCAAGTCCCTGGAGTCAACATCCCCACATTGATAGAAAAGATCCTGAAAATATATCGATGTAGATGATACTGTTACCGTTAGATACTGATGAATCGGTACATTTCCCTGCCCCAGAGCTAAGCTGAACCTGCAGGGATGAGAGTAAATAAAGTGATTGACAGCAGCACAGCTGTCAATCAAAGTGATGAGTAAAGCCTCAGAGAGCTGACAGTGAACAGGGAGATGGAGCACCGTAGAAGAATCTAAATTCactaaaacatttgaaagtGTCCTTACCTCCATCAGAGGAGCAGTGCCTTTGTCTGGAAGTGTACATCCCAGTAACTCGGACAGAAACTTCGCCATGAGGAGAAAAgtgcagcagcagtagcagaaATACTTAATGATGTGAATCAACAGGAGACTCCTCCGTCAGTCTGTCAGCAGCAGCTTCTCCCTGGTGTGTTAACGGACCCTGCTAGcatccttcctctctcctcctctgatgaacaaacagagacagagatggaggagtgTGACTGAATGAGAGGAGCAGAAACCCTACTGCTCCAGTGCATAGAAGCTGCAGGATGTGCTGATCTGATCCATCCAAATCCTCTGTGAGTGAATGAGCGGTCACAGCGTCAGCAGCAGCGTAGGTGCGAGCTGAGGGGGCGTGGGAGGGCCAACAAGCTGCAGGTGGTTTTCAGTGACAAGGGTTCCACTTGTTCTCTTtgaagaaaacaaatgaaaacaagaaaacaaatactgattttaaaagaagcttAGCAGTGGTTCCTGTCTGATACACTAAAACCAAATCATGACTCACTCAGCATGTGCTGCATTAATAACTGGTTTACATCATCCTATTGGGGAATTTGCATTTGTAGAAAGGACTACAATAAAGTGTGAAATTAGAAGTTTGTGGTTTGTTGTCAGTTCATCCAGATCTGCACCATCAACAATGTTCCTGCTCAGGTTATAAAAAGTGAAATCTTTCAGTCCATCTACTGCCTGAGGGAGTTAATCCATGAAATCCACAGATAGGAGAGTGTTATGTAACTGTCTGCATCCTGATGGAAGTCTCTGTTAATGCcattcttaaaaaatgaatgactcAAGGAGACTGCTGCATTAATGTccatctacctatctacctatcgatctacctacctacctatctatctatctatctatctatctatctatctatctatctatctacctacctacctatctatctatctatctatctatctacctatctatctatctatctatctacctatctacctatctatctatctatctatctacctatctatctatctatctatctatctatctatctatctatctatctatctatctacctatctatctatctatctatctatctatctatctatctatctatctatctatctacctatctatctatctatctatctatctatctatctatctatctatctatctatctatctatctatctatctatctatctatctatctacctgtctatctatctatctatctatctatctatctatctatctatctatctatctatctatctatctatctacctatctatctatctatctatctatctatctatctatctatctatctatctatctatctatctatctatctatctgtctgtctatctatctatctatctatctatctatctatctatctatctatctgtctgtctatctatctatctatctatctatctatctatctgtctgtctatctatctatctatctgtctatctgtctatctatatatctatctatctatctatctatctatctatctatctatctatctatctatctatctatctatctatctatctatctacttatctgtctgtctatctatctatctatctatctatctatctatctatctatctatctatcatccatctgtctacctatctatctatctatctatctgtctatctatctatctatcaatctatctatctatctgtctatctacctatctatctatctatctatctatctatctgtctacctatctgtctatctatctatctatctgtctatctgtctatctatatatctatctatctgtctgtctatctatctatctgtttgtctgtctatctatcaatctatctgtctatctatctatctatctatctatctatctatctatctatctatctatctatctatctatctatctatctatctatctatctatctatctatctatctatctatctacctgtctatctatctatctatctgttgatcta
The Cheilinus undulatus linkage group 5, ASM1832078v1, whole genome shotgun sequence DNA segment above includes these coding regions:
- the LOC121509800 gene encoding adhesive plaque matrix protein-like translates to MADRNDRPPNQDKPTVHQTHRPSDPHSPSDPQTPTVHQTLRPSQSIRPTDPQTPTVHQTHRPSDPHSPSDPQTLRPPQSIRPSDPQTPTVHQTLRPSQSIRPTDPQTPTVHQTHRPSDPHSPSDPQTPTVHQTLRPSQSIRPTDPQTPTVHQTHRPSDPHSPSDPQTLRHPQSHRPSDPHSPSDPQTLTVPQTLRPSDPTVHQTSDPHSPSDPQTLTVHQSHRPSDPHSPSDPQTLTVPQTHRPSDPHSPSDPQTLTVHQTLRPPQSIRPTDPQTPTVHQTLRPSQSIRPTDPQTPTVHQTHRPSDPHSPSDPQTLRPPQSHRPSDPHSPTDPQTLRPPQSIRPSDPQTPTVHQTHRPSDPHSPSDPQTLRPPQSIRPSDPHSPSDPQTLRPPQSIRPTDPQTPTVHQTLRPSQSIRPTDPQTPTVHQTHRPSDPHSPSDPHSPSDPQTLRPPQSIRPSDAHSPSDPQTLRPPQSIRPTDPQTPTVPQTLRPSDPHSPSDPQTLRLPQSIRPTDPQTPTDPQTLRPPQSHRPSDPQTPTVHQTLRPSDPHSPSDPQTLRPPQSIRPTDPQTPTVHQTLRPPQSIRPTDPQTPADPQTLRPPQSIRPSDPHSPSDPQTLRAPQSIRPTDPQTPTVPQTLRPPQSIRPTDPQTPTVPQTHRPTDAHSPTDPQTSDPHSQSDPQTLRPPQSIRPTDPQTPTVHQTLRPPQSIRPTDPQTPQSIRPSDPTVHQTHRPSDPHSPSYPQTLRPPQSHRPSDPQTPTVNQTLRPSDPHSPSDPQTLRPPQSIRPTDPQTPSVHQTHRPSDPHSPTDPQTPTDPQTLRPSDPLSPSDPQTLRPPQSIRPTDPQTPTVHQTHRPSDPHSPSDPQTPTRQQTPRPSDPPDPQTLRPPQSHRPSDPHSPSDPQTLRLPQSIRPTDPQTPTVPQTLRPPQSHRPSDPHRPTDPQTLRPPQSIRPTDPQTPTVPQTLRPVLKSLVLMDWSR